ttttaacaaaattcgtcATTCtcatattcatttttaaataggtattttgttcAATAGTTTCAAAAGTGCCGTATATTGGGcttgttgaaataaattactttgtaaaatTCAGATTTAACAACAGGAAAtgagataaatataattatttactacaaaTTGGCTGTTTGTCTCTAAATGTTGATACACTTGTTGGTTTAACTATTTTGACAAAACAGATTATGGTAACCGCGTCCTATCCTAGTTAtagttaatttaacatttatcgATACGCAAAATCTTATCGTGTACTTAATCATTACGATTTAGAAATagtaaaattcttttaaactgTTATACAAATCACATCGATATAATATGTGTAATTACTACCTGCGTGTAGCTTATGGTCGACACTACAGAACGCACAGATTTCTTTGGCCGAACTCATGTTTCCTCATAATGTTCTGCTATTATTTTCGTGTTTTAtccttaatattaaaataattacagtaagtacatatattgaAATCATTGATTTTTGaattagaataattaaaataataaaattaggtgtaggaGGCAGCAGATACCAATTCTATGTAATGCGGTCGTCAACAAGATACCACTGTCAGGGAATTCGGTTTAAAAAGTAACTAAGATTGTAGTTGATCCTAGTTACTCCATGTCTTGCAACATGTGGATGCGGTAAGGGAACCAATCTGTTTGATAGCAGCACGCGGAGGacatttttgtagttatttaataatgcGTTTATTTTCAGAGCATGCAAGTGATTCCTGAAAGGTCGAATGTGACATTCTCGAACCCCAAATACGTAGCCAATCTGACATTAAACATTCGGCGGTACAGCAGGAAGTCTGCCTACTACATCAACTTGATGGGCATTAACAAGCAAACCTGGACTAACAATATTACggtaacaatatattttgtattattttttcaatacaatttccGGGTATGTACCTAGTCTtgccataaatattgtaatactaaagaaaacattttttttaactgcaaataatatattactttgaCAGTGTGTcagtttaatacataaatatacaacaattaaaaatataaaaagcttaTTCGAAGTGGTCTCCATTGGCTGCAATACAGTCCTTTAAACGTTGTGGCCAGTTATCAATAGAAGCACGCACTCTTTGATAAAATCTTTTGCTTTCGGACAGGATTTTTTCGAATTCTTACCCTTACTGCTTTGACCACCTTTTTCGTACGAACACTACGTGGACGGTCAGATCTTTTTCTGTCACAAACAGAGGAAGTCTCATTGTACCTATTAATAGCCCGGTacacaaacattttactaaTACCAAGTGTATGGAGAGTTTTAAAAATTGCATTTCGCTCCATACCTACTTTGTATAATGCAATCACAGCGATTTGGTCCCCTTTATCACCCCACTCCATAGTATATcgcaaaatattgtacaatgtattgGCGCCAAAATGAGAAAATCACAATTTATaacaatcgtataaaaatgacagattcgaaattcaaatgtaatagatattttttttatttttaagtgtaacaGTATTTATGGCCAGACTAAGTATATTGGACATTTTCGAAATTCGCTTGTAAATATGTTCTTAACAGTGTATTGCTTACAGGTCGATGTTAAAATCAGCCAGTTCCTGCACAATGAATACCGGCCCTCATTCGTGGGCTTCCAATACAGGTACTGCGACCTCATCAATAAGGAACCCTTCATTGGCGGCGCTTTGAAGAACTCGGGCTTGGTATGCCCCTTGCCTGTTGTAAGTCTTGCCTTcacaacattattatgttatgcgTGTCAATCTCCTTCTTTCCTACATTtagataatatacatattttctgTTCTGTGTCCACAGGGCTATCACT
This window of the Spodoptera frugiperda isolate SF20-4 chromosome 23, AGI-APGP_CSIRO_Sfru_2.0, whole genome shotgun sequence genome carries:
- the LOC126912167 gene encoding uncharacterized protein LOC126912167 isoform X1 gives rise to the protein MFPHNVLLLFSCFILNIKIITSMQVIPERSNVTFSNPKYVANLTLNIRRYSRKSAYYINLMGINKQTWTNNITVDVKISQFLHNEYRPSFVGFQYRYCDLINKEPFIGGALKNSGLVCPLPVGYHSVMNITAPTENFPNVFPFEKGRIDFIVTLSSTGEPVLKAFIEAKFKQK
- the LOC126912167 gene encoding uncharacterized protein LOC126912167 isoform X2, producing MQVIPERSNVTFSNPKYVANLTLNIRRYSRKSAYYINLMGINKQTWTNNITVDVKISQFLHNEYRPSFVGFQYRYCDLINKEPFIGGALKNSGLVCPLPVGYHSVMNITAPTENFPNVFPFEKGRIDFIVTLSSTGEPVLKAFIEAKFKQK